A genomic region of Methanobacterium sp. SMA-27 contains the following coding sequences:
- a CDS encoding SAM-dependent methyltransferase has translation MIKVVYDIKVYTQVLRDIIQKDDVVVELGCHVGNSTRIIGDLSKDGQIIALDNSPESVNEMKSVTEEYPSVQFSKADVRLHETLEEVARKIEKIGRCDVLSVDLGGGYHPDTTFKVFFIWSSTLKPRDTIIRNRGLLDFIHSASTDELLKSEFGWLESSGNDGIPPRLKEFKLWSSKIR, from the coding sequence ATGATAAAAGTAGTATACGATATCAAAGTTTATACGCAAGTTCTAAGAGATATTATACAGAAAGATGATGTAGTGGTTGAGCTTGGATGCCATGTAGGTAATTCAACAAGGATCATTGGTGATCTTTCCAAAGATGGACAAATAATAGCCCTTGATAATAGCCCTGAATCTGTTAATGAAATGAAATCAGTGACAGAAGAATATCCTAGTGTTCAATTTAGTAAGGCCGATGTAAGGCTTCATGAAACACTGGAAGAGGTGGCAAGAAAAATTGAAAAAATTGGTAGATGCGATGTATTATCTGTTGATCTAGGTGGAGGTTACCATCCTGACACAACATTTAAGGTATTTTTCATTTGGTCATCAACTTTAAAACCTCGTGATACTATAATAAGAAATAGAGGACTTTTAGATTTTATACATTCAGCTTCAACAGACGAGCTGTTAAAATCCGAATTTGGATGGCTTGAATCGTCTGGAAACGATGGAATACCACCAAGGTTGAAAGAGTTCAAACTTTGGTCTTCAAAAATAAGATAG
- a CDS encoding 2-amino-3,7-dideoxy-D-threo-hept-6-ulosonate synthase: MIGKRIRIERILNRKTGRCVIVPMDHGVSIGPVPGITDMATAIDEVASGGANAVIEHKGMVGKGHRGYGNDIGLIIHLSASTSLGPDPDQKVLVTSVEKALKMGADAVSVHVNIGSEKEPEMLEQLGTISETCDDWGMPLIAMMYPRGKNIKDEHSGEVVKLAARAGAELGADIIKTNYTGNPYTFKEVVDGCPVPVVIAGGPMVETDRQLLEMVKNSVDVGGAGVAIGRNIFQAPSPRKTTKAISEIVHNNMEVDEALKILNGTS; this comes from the coding sequence ATGATAGGCAAAAGGATCAGGATCGAAAGGATATTAAATAGAAAAACAGGTCGATGTGTCATAGTTCCAATGGACCATGGTGTATCAATTGGACCAGTTCCAGGAATCACAGATATGGCCACAGCTATAGACGAAGTTGCAAGTGGCGGTGCAAACGCAGTTATTGAACATAAAGGAATGGTAGGGAAAGGTCACAGAGGATACGGTAATGATATTGGATTAATAATACACCTCTCAGCAAGCACATCACTTGGACCAGACCCAGACCAGAAGGTGCTTGTAACCAGCGTTGAAAAGGCATTGAAAATGGGAGCAGATGCTGTATCGGTTCATGTGAATATTGGCTCTGAAAAGGAACCAGAAATGTTGGAGCAGCTAGGAACAATATCAGAAACATGTGATGATTGGGGAATGCCACTCATAGCAATGATGTACCCACGGGGTAAAAACATCAAAGATGAACACTCTGGAGAAGTTGTTAAACTTGCTGCAAGGGCAGGAGCAGAGTTAGGTGCAGATATCATCAAGACTAATTACACAGGCAATCCCTACACTTTCAAAGAAGTTGTAGATGGATGTCCAGTACCAGTTGTAATAGCAGGCGGTCCAATGGTAGAGACAGACAGACAACTCCTTGAAATGGTGAAAAACAGTGTTGATGTAGGGGGAGCTGGAGTAGCAATTGGTAGAAACATATTCCAGGCACCATCACCAAGAAAAACAACCAAGGCAATATCCGAAATTGTACACAACAATATGGAAGTTGACGAAGCCCTCAAGATCCTCAACGGAACAAGTTAA
- a CDS encoding 3-dehydroquinate synthase II — protein sequence MKFAWIMAEGKNWDTKKQYITTALESGINHIVDFTDTEKIKKLGNLTLVSDLDSSDIILVGRNAEGDGTLTIPMDLTESKDLETISSLKRKGKTVAAYVEISSKKHEELAVKLGKVADYLILLGKDWTVIPLENIIADLQGDNVKIIASVKNFDEAKLALETLEYGTDGVLLNPNEISQIKKVAEFLEKIDSENYSLVPATITRVEPVGSGDRVCVDTCSMMKVGEGMLIGSYSKGLFLVHSESLESEYVASRPFRVNAGPVHAYIMTPGNKTRYLSEIETGDEILTVDSEGNTKTTVVGRVKIEKRPLMLVEAEYEGFAIRTLLQNAETIRLVQENGKPKSVAELKIGDKVMVYLDKSARHFGMAIEETIIEK from the coding sequence ATGAAATTTGCATGGATTATGGCAGAAGGAAAAAATTGGGATACAAAAAAGCAGTATATTACAACAGCCCTTGAATCGGGAATTAATCATATTGTTGATTTCACAGATACAGAAAAGATAAAAAAACTTGGAAACCTTACACTTGTCTCGGATTTAGATAGTTCAGACATAATCCTTGTTGGAAGAAATGCGGAAGGTGATGGAACCCTAACAATTCCAATGGATCTGACTGAATCAAAGGATTTAGAAACAATATCCAGTTTAAAAAGAAAGGGTAAAACTGTAGCTGCATACGTTGAGATCTCGAGCAAAAAACACGAAGAATTAGCAGTAAAACTTGGAAAAGTTGCAGATTATTTGATCCTCCTTGGAAAAGATTGGACAGTGATACCACTTGAGAATATTATTGCAGATCTACAAGGGGACAATGTAAAGATAATAGCATCTGTTAAAAACTTTGATGAAGCTAAACTCGCACTTGAAACACTGGAATATGGTACAGATGGTGTACTGTTAAACCCAAATGAGATATCTCAGATAAAGAAGGTTGCAGAATTCCTTGAAAAGATAGATTCTGAAAACTATTCACTGGTACCCGCAACTATTACACGTGTTGAACCAGTTGGTTCCGGTGACAGAGTGTGTGTTGACACTTGTTCAATGATGAAGGTTGGAGAAGGTATGCTAATAGGATCCTATTCTAAAGGACTCTTTTTAGTTCACAGTGAATCATTGGAAAGTGAATATGTTGCATCAAGGCCTTTCAGGGTTAACGCAGGCCCAGTTCATGCATATATAATGACCCCGGGCAATAAAACTAGATATCTCTCTGAAATTGAAACAGGAGATGAAATTTTAACTGTTGATAGTGAAGGAAATACTAAAACAACAGTTGTAGGCCGTGTTAAAATCGAGAAACGTCCATTAATGCTTGTAGAAGCTGAATATGAAGGCTTTGCCATTAGAACTCTTCTTCAAAATGCAGAAACAATACGGCTTGTACAGGAAAATGGAAAACCAAAATCTGTTGCTGAATTGAAAATTGGTGACAAAGTTATGGTTTACCTTGATAAAAGTGCAAGACACTTTGGAATGGCAATTGAAGAAACTATTATAGAAAAATAA
- the thpR gene encoding RNA 2',3'-cyclic phosphodiesterase — protein sequence MRAFMAVEVNTKLVDTIMEVQKVLAEANAQIKFVEPENLHFTFKFLGDITPQKAESILNMVESKAENYEPFNIKIKGIGAFPNLGYIKVLWLGVEEPDTFSKMQEDFDKEFVKMGFNKERSYIPHLTIGRVKGVQNKELLSNLVKELDDIDIGSMKVDRIVLKESDLTPVGPIYTDLKEIFL from the coding sequence ATGAGAGCATTCATGGCAGTTGAAGTAAATACAAAACTTGTGGATACAATAATGGAAGTCCAAAAGGTATTAGCCGAGGCAAATGCACAAATAAAATTTGTTGAACCTGAAAACCTGCATTTCACCTTCAAATTCCTGGGAGATATCACACCACAAAAGGCTGAATCAATATTAAACATGGTAGAAAGCAAGGCAGAAAATTATGAGCCATTCAATATAAAAATTAAAGGTATTGGTGCATTTCCAAACCTGGGATATATAAAGGTATTGTGGTTGGGTGTTGAAGAACCAGACACATTTTCCAAAATGCAAGAGGATTTTGACAAAGAATTTGTTAAAATGGGATTTAATAAAGAGAGAAGTTATATTCCTCACCTTACCATTGGTCGTGTAAAGGGAGTACAAAACAAAGAACTTCTTTCAAACCTTGTAAAGGAACTTGATGATATAGACATTGGAAGTATGAAAGTTGATAGAATAGTACTTAAAGAAAGCGATCTCACACCAGTTGGGCCAATATACACGGATTTAAAGGAGATATTCCTCTAG
- the cca gene encoding CCA tRNA nucleotidyltransferase codes for MQNINYKNILREIKPSKQENEKVKKLSKRIVEVINESAASMDVKADAMLVGSVAKGTWLTGNADIDILIKFPLDTDEKYLKKYGLKIGHKSIKKMEGKSEERYASHPYVTGYIEGYYVDFVPCYNIKNSEELKSAVDRTLLHTEYIKSKLTLEQQDEVVLLKKFMESVGTYGSEFKVGGFAGYLCEMLILNYGNFTETLKNAAENWNHGFSFDLEEYGTSNLFKDPMVAVDPVDKNRNVAAALTLQKMSEFIVASENFIANPSEEYFANKDIINDPLKITDKFNLRGTKTFLISFKPPNIPADAIYPQIKKTENSIVRVAESEGFSVFGSESWTDEHEVVMILLEFEIWNLPRIKKHLGPHIWIREHQERFLEKHGQNAWLEGDRWVVGVERDYVNAETLLSDLMTGKKSGYLKFGKHLKKKIMNEHKIMDLKVFLESDNIEGNVLEFLYHYLNNEELLFR; via the coding sequence TTGCAGAATATAAATTATAAAAATATTTTAAGAGAAATAAAACCTTCAAAACAAGAAAATGAGAAGGTAAAAAAACTTTCTAAACGTATTGTAGAAGTGATTAATGAAAGTGCAGCAAGTATGGATGTAAAAGCAGATGCAATGCTTGTTGGTTCTGTTGCCAAAGGTACATGGTTAACTGGTAATGCTGATATAGATATATTAATAAAATTCCCTCTTGACACAGACGAAAAATATCTAAAGAAATATGGACTTAAAATTGGCCATAAATCCATCAAAAAAATGGAAGGTAAATCAGAGGAACGTTACGCATCACATCCATATGTAACAGGTTACATTGAGGGTTATTATGTTGATTTTGTTCCATGTTACAATATTAAGAATTCAGAGGAACTTAAATCAGCAGTTGACAGGACTTTGCTACACACAGAATATATAAAATCCAAATTAACACTTGAACAGCAAGATGAAGTTGTTCTCCTTAAAAAATTCATGGAATCTGTTGGGACTTATGGATCTGAATTTAAAGTAGGTGGTTTTGCCGGATACCTCTGTGAAATGCTAATTTTAAATTATGGAAACTTCACAGAAACACTTAAAAATGCAGCTGAAAACTGGAACCATGGTTTCTCATTTGATCTTGAAGAATATGGAACATCCAACTTATTTAAGGATCCTATGGTTGCAGTTGACCCTGTTGACAAAAATAGAAATGTAGCTGCGGCACTGACACTCCAAAAAATGTCAGAGTTTATAGTTGCATCAGAAAACTTTATTGCAAACCCTTCTGAGGAATACTTTGCAAATAAAGATATCATAAATGATCCATTGAAAATCACTGACAAGTTCAATTTACGAGGGACAAAAACATTTTTAATAAGTTTTAAACCACCTAATATACCTGCAGATGCAATTTATCCACAGATCAAAAAAACTGAAAATAGTATTGTCAGGGTTGCTGAATCTGAAGGATTCTCAGTATTTGGAAGTGAATCCTGGACAGATGAACATGAAGTTGTAATGATATTACTTGAATTTGAGATATGGAACCTTCCAAGAATAAAAAAACATCTTGGTCCCCATATATGGATCAGGGAACATCAGGAAAGATTTTTAGAAAAGCACGGCCAAAATGCATGGTTAGAAGGGGATAGATGGGTTGTTGGTGTTGAAAGGGATTATGTAAATGCTGAAACACTTCTATCAGATCTTATGACAGGAAAAAAATCGGGGTATTTAAAGTTTGGAAAACATCTTAAAAAGAAGATCATGAACGAACATAAAATTATGGATTTAAAGGTATTTTTAGAATCAGATAATATTGAAGGAAATGTTCTAGAATTTTTATATCATTATTTAAACAACGAGGAACTCCTTTTTAGATAA
- a CDS encoding pseudomurein-binding repeat-containing protein — protein sequence MGYINKRKFFTILSLLLLVLVLSMTSISAASLNSSNTSVKVYSTSVAIHTSSSNTKSVAVTAPTISLSLTQINEGLSRVKTFYNSYHRLPNYITFGTSKLTMAQFQQNITSKGQLVGDLSLIQINDGLPRIQTFYNANHRLPNHVTYGTTNIPISKFKQIMAINGSIINLNRLLAFKPIYITSDNIRNVKIDNERVTNIINGLNALGLKAYNMGLGPNYHIEVLQSSQVPKNALIIDIYGGADAGVLYEMGTAWYKSIKGTRYVFSIFWPPAKVITGLDFLERAHDDNYSPPSFTGLAHPDQYLQQNGYRYMYSDVISTIVNSIFYEATY from the coding sequence GTGGGTTATATTAATAAAAGAAAGTTTTTCACGATTTTATCGCTGTTATTATTGGTGCTTGTATTAAGTATGACTTCAATTAGTGCTGCGAGTCTAAATTCATCAAATACATCTGTTAAAGTATATTCAACAAGTGTAGCTATTCACACATCCTCATCAAATACAAAATCTGTAGCAGTAACAGCACCAACCATTAGTTTATCTTTAACTCAGATTAATGAAGGTTTATCAAGAGTGAAAACATTCTATAACTCTTATCACAGACTTCCAAATTATATTACTTTTGGAACATCCAAGTTAACTATGGCACAGTTTCAACAGAATATAACTTCAAAAGGACAACTAGTTGGAGATTTGTCATTGATTCAGATTAATGATGGCCTACCAAGAATTCAGACATTCTATAACGCTAATCATAGACTTCCAAACCATGTTACATATGGAACTACCAATATACCAATATCAAAATTTAAACAAATAATGGCCATAAATGGATCAATAATAAATTTAAATCGTTTATTAGCTTTTAAACCGATATATATCACGAGTGATAATATTAGAAATGTCAAAATAGACAACGAAAGGGTAACAAATATAATTAATGGGTTAAATGCATTAGGATTAAAAGCATATAATATGGGTTTAGGTCCAAATTATCATATCGAAGTTCTTCAATCAAGCCAAGTACCAAAAAATGCACTTATTATAGATATATATGGTGGTGCAGATGCGGGTGTTCTGTATGAAATGGGCACGGCATGGTATAAATCTATAAAAGGAACAAGATATGTTTTCTCAATTTTCTGGCCACCAGCTAAAGTTATTACAGGTTTAGACTTTTTAGAAAGGGCACATGATGATAATTACAGTCCACCATCATTCACTGGTCTAGCTCATCCTGACCAGTATCTACAACAAAATGGTTACAGATACATGTACTCTGATGTCATTAGCACAATTGTAAATTCTATTTTCTACGAAGCAACATATTAG
- the cofH gene encoding 5-amino-6-(D-ribitylamino)uracil--L-tyrosine 4-hydroxyphenyl transferase CofH encodes MDDIYENSLEGNITKKDALKLIDSNPFELFNIADRLRQEIVGDNVTFVSNKAIDITDHCMIKCEFCSFRDHLGYEMTIEEILESVEDSQTIGATEICLFGGIMPHMTVDYYTEIIKAIKSKYNIKLHALSPVEIYQTAKNSEMTTFEALEILKKAGMDTMTGASAEILVDSVRKQICPNKVSTAEWVKIIKEAHSLDIPTTSTIMYGSVETWEDRIDHLMILRDIQRETNGFTELVPLTFLGLNNNLGQKSIGASGMDDLKIHAISRVIFGWDMPNIQVSWVKLGIRTSQIALCCGANDLGGTMMEDKISVAAGASHGEYLPRDGMIKIIEAIGRHPVERNTVYEYI; translated from the coding sequence ATGGATGATATTTACGAAAATTCTCTTGAAGGGAATATAACAAAAAAAGATGCTTTAAAACTGATTGATTCAAATCCATTTGAATTATTCAATATTGCAGACAGGTTAAGACAGGAAATAGTTGGAGATAATGTCACATTTGTATCCAACAAGGCTATAGATATCACAGACCATTGCATGATCAAATGTGAATTCTGTTCATTTAGGGATCATCTTGGATACGAAATGACTATTGAAGAAATATTGGAAAGTGTTGAAGATTCACAAACAATAGGTGCAACAGAAATATGTCTCTTTGGGGGAATAATGCCCCATATGACAGTTGATTATTATACAGAGATAATCAAAGCCATAAAATCTAAATACAATATAAAATTGCATGCACTTTCACCTGTTGAGATATACCAAACAGCAAAAAATTCTGAAATGACCACATTTGAAGCTTTAGAAATTCTCAAAAAGGCAGGTATGGACACCATGACAGGTGCATCCGCAGAGATACTTGTTGATTCAGTGAGAAAGCAAATATGTCCAAATAAAGTATCAACTGCAGAATGGGTGAAAATAATTAAGGAAGCCCATAGTCTGGATATCCCTACAACTTCCACAATTATGTACGGTAGTGTTGAAACATGGGAGGATCGAATTGATCATTTAATGATACTTCGTGATATTCAACGTGAAACAAATGGATTCACAGAACTGGTGCCATTAACCTTTCTAGGGCTCAACAATAACCTTGGTCAAAAATCGATTGGTGCTAGTGGTATGGACGATCTGAAAATACATGCAATTTCCAGGGTAATATTTGGCTGGGACATGCCTAACATCCAAGTTTCATGGGTAAAGCTTGGTATCAGAACTTCCCAGATAGCACTCTGTTGTGGAGCCAACGATCTAGGAGGCACAATGATGGAAGATAAGATTTCAGTTGCAGCAGGTGCATCTCATGGTGAGTATCTGCCACGTGATGGAATGATAAAAATAATAGAAGCTATAGGGCGCCATCCTGTTGAAAGAAACACTGTTTATGAGTATATTTAA
- a CDS encoding PepSY domain-containing protein gives MDNTVKLLIIVITIFAVIGFTFNSNNTLVKYPSLITTNQLSTNSNIINPNEAISIANSNIPAFGEVRYGVTLIQNGQNPYYLVTLYENDPGLKNYGQPIVVSKVDARTGKFLGAMI, from the coding sequence TTGGATAATACAGTCAAATTACTTATAATTGTGATTACGATCTTTGCCGTAATTGGATTCACATTCAATTCTAATAACACACTTGTAAAATATCCCTCATTAATAACTACCAACCAACTATCCACTAATTCTAACATTATAAACCCTAATGAAGCCATTTCCATAGCCAATTCAAATATACCTGCCTTTGGTGAAGTACGATATGGTGTTACTCTAATACAAAATGGACAGAATCCATATTACCTGGTTACATTATACGAGAATGACCCGGGACTTAAAAATTATGGTCAGCCCATTGTTGTTTCAAAGGTTGATGCCAGAACTGGCAAGTTTTTAGGAGCAATGATATAA
- the priS gene encoding DNA primase catalytic subunit PriS, with the protein MVKIEYLTPASPEERKRYYREEWNIKQVPEYIIHSIQEREFGFDHVGRGPNDRYKVFRTPDLLKRFLKVRTPFAAYCSVAFYDKPRRRDRWTKAELVFDVDAKDIPVRTCECEGVCEICLNEAREIVLGIIDTLKADLGLKNIHVVYSGRGYHIRVLDNDVMSVNSDVRSQIVKYLVGADVPENEYSLDFEKVSYEHFVIPFGYPNVFTKRVKYAILHLTENSELDEVNKKLLKDVLKHRQLIELDNWGMFKNKIGPQRYRKVIKGIASINMSLVDAKVSIDLKRILRLPSSLHSMVSMKCTEVKNIETFDPFDDAVPKFVYERK; encoded by the coding sequence ATGGTAAAAATCGAATATTTAACTCCAGCAAGTCCCGAAGAGAGGAAAAGATATTATAGGGAAGAATGGAATATTAAACAGGTCCCAGAATATATAATCCATTCAATACAGGAAAGAGAGTTCGGTTTTGATCATGTTGGAAGGGGACCTAACGATAGGTATAAAGTTTTCAGAACTCCTGATTTACTCAAACGTTTTTTAAAGGTCAGAACTCCTTTTGCTGCATATTGTTCTGTTGCATTCTATGATAAACCTAGAAGAAGGGATAGATGGACAAAAGCTGAGCTTGTTTTTGATGTGGATGCAAAAGATATACCTGTAAGAACCTGTGAATGCGAAGGTGTATGTGAAATCTGTTTAAACGAAGCTCGTGAAATAGTTTTAGGTATAATAGATACACTGAAAGCGGATTTAGGTCTAAAAAATATACACGTTGTATACTCTGGAAGGGGATATCATATCAGGGTTTTAGACAATGATGTGATGAGTGTTAACAGTGATGTAAGGTCACAGATTGTCAAATACCTTGTTGGTGCTGATGTACCTGAAAATGAGTATAGTTTAGACTTTGAAAAGGTATCCTATGAACATTTTGTGATTCCTTTTGGATATCCTAATGTTTTCACTAAACGTGTTAAATATGCAATACTACATTTAACTGAAAATTCTGAACTAGATGAAGTAAATAAAAAATTGCTTAAAGACGTCCTAAAACACAGGCAACTTATTGAGCTCGATAATTGGGGTATGTTCAAGAATAAAATCGGCCCTCAACGATACAGAAAGGTTATAAAAGGGATTGCATCTATTAATATGAGCTTGGTAGATGCTAAAGTTTCCATTGACCTTAAAAGGATTTTAAGACTTCCTTCTTCTCTGCATTCAATGGTGAGTATGAAGTGTACCGAGGTTAAAAATATAGAAACCTTTGATCCATTCGATGATGCAGTTCCCAAATTTGTGTACGAGAGAAAGTAG
- a CDS encoding DNA primase: MIIMVSVAFINPLSDEGKMIVRELGEFDGVLSENDDLMSIVTESRSQEISDDSFIPRSYFDLALKRIEWYAKKKNDRNFDHKQYDFLFNPDINKFDVIAFFLLCQAIGVKYGPNSRESRVLVESQGKLIENRLGKLSKIERNVLVTNILNSLLSSAHIKWTFFEDLISSKKLKLHELILDSGEIILDKDDFLERFSHKIQGRKPEKMYEALIGDRIKELVMIKMVMQNTENYILQVGERSNREIEPNPILLELADKISDVLLASVQTFGQGSGGYGGSVKASALNPKAFPPCVKKVMEGMKSGGRNDAIIMFLTPFISYARLYPAVFSENITKQISDVDPTLAIIQNEILPLIFGAAERCSPPLFEDQPQDKVNLNAKLGFGMHQNPELKNEGETTWYTPMSCEKVKIHLPSLCKPDETCKKIGNPLSYYNRKIWVVKKESKAESAAEEDKKD; encoded by the coding sequence ATGATTATCATGGTTTCTGTAGCATTTATAAATCCGCTCTCTGATGAAGGAAAAATGATAGTTCGTGAGCTTGGAGAGTTTGATGGTGTATTATCTGAAAATGATGATCTAATGAGCATTGTTACCGAAAGCAGATCACAGGAAATATCTGATGATTCATTTATTCCACGAAGTTACTTTGATCTTGCACTAAAACGAATTGAATGGTATGCCAAGAAAAAGAATGATAGAAATTTTGATCACAAACAGTACGATTTTCTATTCAATCCAGATATTAATAAATTTGATGTAATTGCATTTTTCCTATTATGTCAGGCTATAGGAGTAAAATATGGTCCAAATTCTAGGGAAAGTAGAGTTCTGGTTGAATCACAGGGAAAACTCATTGAAAATCGTCTGGGTAAACTTTCAAAAATAGAAAGGAATGTACTTGTAACTAACATATTAAACAGTCTTTTAAGTTCTGCACATATTAAATGGACCTTTTTTGAAGATCTTATCAGTTCAAAGAAACTTAAGTTGCATGAACTCATTCTTGATAGTGGGGAAATAATTCTTGACAAGGATGATTTTCTTGAAAGATTCAGCCATAAAATTCAGGGCAGAAAACCTGAAAAAATGTATGAAGCACTCATAGGAGACAGGATCAAGGAACTGGTAATGATCAAGATGGTGATGCAGAATACAGAGAATTATATTCTGCAGGTGGGTGAAAGATCCAATAGAGAAATAGAACCCAACCCAATACTTCTGGAATTAGCCGATAAAATTTCTGATGTACTCTTAGCATCTGTACAGACATTCGGACAAGGCAGTGGCGGTTATGGTGGGAGTGTAAAGGCATCTGCTTTGAACCCCAAAGCATTCCCTCCTTGTGTTAAAAAGGTTATGGAAGGTATGAAATCTGGAGGGAGAAATGATGCTATAATCATGTTTTTAACACCATTCATATCATATGCACGTTTATATCCAGCTGTTTTCAGTGAAAACATAACAAAACAGATTTCTGATGTAGATCCAACACTTGCCATTATTCAAAACGAAATACTCCCTTTAATATTTGGAGCTGCAGAAAGATGTAGTCCACCACTGTTTGAAGACCAGCCTCAAGATAAGGTTAATTTAAATGCAAAACTTGGATTTGGTATGCACCAAAACCCTGAACTTAAAAATGAAGGTGAAACAACATGGTACACACCCATGAGTTGTGAGAAGGTTAAGATACATCTGCCAAGTTTATGCAAACCCGATGAAACCTGTAAAAAAATTGGAAACCCCCTTTCCTATTATAACAGGAAAATTTGGGTTGTTAAAAAAGAATCAAAAGCTGAATCAGCTGCTGAAGAGGATAAAAAGGATTAA
- a CDS encoding DUF4013 domain-containing protein, whose product MDIFGIIKDSLKYPFTDWKNILILGILVVVSSIIGNAISLGYTNNYVIFPLICVGFITGLFVNGYMFKIIKTSLNEENKLPGFNAWINMLIDGIKIFLVSIVYLVVPILIIILLILLLFTGFDLSILGMAYTSLESTGINPAVYLVSETLPGIENIIVIALNLFQELSIIFICILLLIIPIFLVAIAHMAYYEGELRSAFRINEIIEEISDIGWINLIKWYIVTGIIFLIFMFVSNIIAFIGSFLNFILISTILSLTLIPYFYMFYARTLALFYMME is encoded by the coding sequence ATGGATATATTTGGAATAATAAAAGACTCATTAAAATATCCTTTCACAGACTGGAAGAATATTTTAATATTAGGAATATTAGTAGTGGTAAGTAGCATAATTGGAAATGCAATTTCACTAGGTTATACAAACAATTATGTGATATTTCCATTAATTTGTGTTGGATTCATAACTGGACTTTTTGTAAATGGGTATATGTTTAAAATCATAAAAACATCTTTAAATGAAGAAAATAAACTGCCTGGATTCAATGCATGGATTAACATGTTAATTGATGGAATTAAAATATTTTTAGTTTCCATTGTATATTTAGTTGTCCCAATTTTAATTATAATACTTCTTATACTGCTATTATTTACAGGATTTGATTTATCTATCCTTGGAATGGCTTATACGAGTTTAGAAAGTACTGGAATAAATCCTGCTGTGTATTTGGTTTCAGAAACCTTGCCAGGGATAGAAAATATTATAGTAATAGCATTAAATTTATTCCAGGAATTGTCCATAATTTTTATATGTATTTTGCTTTTGATTATTCCAATCTTTTTAGTTGCAATTGCACATATGGCATACTATGAAGGTGAATTAAGATCAGCATTTAGAATAAACGAAATAATTGAAGAAATCTCAGACATTGGATGGATTAATTTAATTAAATGGTATATTGTAACTGGAATTATATTTTTGATCTTCATGTTTGTATCGAATATAATAGCATTCATAGGTAGTTTCCTGAATTTCATATTAATATCAACTATACTATCTCTAACCTTAATTCCATATTTTTATATGTTCTATGCACGGACATTAGCATTATTTTACATGATGGAATAA